In one window of Vulpes vulpes isolate BD-2025 chromosome 1, VulVul3, whole genome shotgun sequence DNA:
- the CCR6 gene encoding C-C chemokine receptor type 6, which produces MSGEAMDAVSVFSINDDDLGSGNSSLDYLLDDDSLLCSLQEVREFSELFVPIAYSLICVFGLLGNILVVVTFAFYKKAKSMTDVYLLNMAIADILFVLTLPFWAVSHATGEWIFSNATCKLMKGIYAINFNCGMLLLTCISMDRYIAIVQATKSFRLRSRTLAHRGIICLVVWVVSVLISGWTFMFNQKYNVQGSDVCEPRYHEGSNPIKWKLLMLGLQLLFGFFIPLVFMIFCYMFIVKTLVQAQNSKRHKAIRVIIAVVLVFLACQIPHNMVLLVTAVQLGRMNRLCHNQKLLAYATNVTEVLAFLHCCLNPVLYAFIGQKFRSYFLKIVKDLWCVRRRQKAPGFSCSRLHSETFISRQNSETVDNDNASSFTM; this is translated from the exons ATGAGTGGG GAAGCAATGGATGCCGTCAGTGTCTTCAGCATAAACGATGATGATCTGGGGTCGGGTAATAGCAGTTTGGATTATTTACTTGATGATGACAGCTTACTGTGTTCCTTGCAAGAGGTCAGAGAATTCTCTGAGCTGTTTGTGCCAATTGCTTACTCCCTGATATGTGTCTTTGGCCTCCTGGGCAATATTTTggtggtggtcacctttgctttTTATAAGAAAGCCAAGTCCATGACAGATGTGTATCTCTTGAATATGGCCATCGCAGACATACTGTTTGTCCTCACTCTCCCATTCTGGGCCGTTAGCCACGCTACTGGCGAGTGGATTTTCAGCAACGCCACGTGCAAGCTGATGAAGGGCATCTACGCCATCAACTTCAACTGTGGGATGCTGCTCCTGACCTGCATCAGCATGGACCGCTACATCGCCATCGTGCAGGCCACCAAGTCCTTCCGGCTGCGGTCCAGAACGCTGGCGCACCGTGGGATAATCTGCTTGGTGGTGTGGGTGGTGTCGGTCCTCATCTCCGGCTGGACGTTCATGTTCAACCAGAAGTACAACGTGCAGGGCAGTGACGTGTGTGAGCCGCGGTACCACGAGGGCTCGAACCCCATCAAGTGGAAGCTGCTGATGCTGGGGCTGCAGCTCCTCTTTGGCTTCTTCATCCCGCTGGTGTTCATGATCTTCTGCTACATGTTTATCGTCAAGACCCTAGTGCAGGCTCAGAACTCCAAGCGGCACAAGGCCATCCGCGTGATCATCGCGGTGGTGCTGGTGTTTCTGGCTTGCCAGATCCCCCACAACATGGTGCTCCTCGTAACGGCCGTCCAGCTGGGCAGGATGAACCGCCTCTGCCACAACCAGAAGCTGCTGGCCTACGCCACCAACGTCACCGAGGTCCTGGCTTTCCTGCACTGCTGTCTCAACCCCGTGCTGTACGCCTTCATCGGACAGAAGTTCAGGAGCTACTTTCTGAAGATCGTGAAGGACCTGTGGTGCGTGCGGCGAAGGCAGAAGGCGCCGGGCTTCTCGTGCTCCAGGCTGCACTCGGAAACTTTCATCTCCAGGCAGAACAGTGAGACCGTGGACAATGACAACGCGTCGTCTTTCACCATGTGA